From Brachionichthys hirsutus isolate HB-005 unplaced genomic scaffold, CSIRO-AGI_Bhir_v1 contig_1488, whole genome shotgun sequence:
acatggttacgattgagttttccgaccggcaAAAACAAtctaactttttttctgagtgcccgattattacacaaaatacattttcggaatggtctcgaatggtttcaatccaatatggccgccttcctgtgtgtctgggggcgtttTTCAATCATTCACAGACTCACTTCTACTAAACCAATTACCTTATAATGTTTCgatcacattttaattttgtctATTTAACTATGTcgtgctatatatatattttttaaatatattttccacatATAGAAGCGTTATAAAGTACCataagaataaaacaatgtACTTAAGAATAACTTGTTTAATTGACTTAATCCCAAATATGTTTTACTCCATTGTAGGATAAAGGTCCTTATTCCTCGTTTTCCCAGTCCAGTTCTGTTTGACATTCAAGTTGAGCGCCATTCCTGCGTCTAGTTTTTTTGGACAACAAAGTATTCCCGGCGTGACTGAGACAGCGAGTGTCCAATTAGATACTCCAAGGAGTTGACGGCAGCCAATGTCCGACAGCCTGGGCTTTACGCACGGGATAAACACACTGATCCCAGTCACCGAACCGCGCTCTACCGGATCCCATTGTTTGAGACGTAGCCCCGTACGAGCGGCGTCTTACACCAGTGTAGAGGTAAGCGTTCTAAATGTCTAAAATGCATTTAACCGAAGACTAGTTTATATGCGCTGCGgctgaaacgggggggggggaggtttcCACATCATCGTTGCAAACCGCATGTCTGGATGAATGGCTGCGGTTTAGCACCGGTTTGTTACATTTTTCCTTAGTGATATTAGTAAAAGAACGATGAAACGATCCGTAGCCGTAAAATAAACGAACAAATGGCATCTCATTCACTTGCCACGCAAATTACAATGTTTTACCAACCTAAAATGTTGCGCTAACTCTAACGGTCTTCTGCGTTAACCTCACAATGGAGGCTGGATGATGTGaccgtgatgacatcatatatGCTAGCGCTAGCTAGCGGTTAGGCAGAACAGAAGCATGAGTTAGCTCTGATCTGGTAGCGTTTCTTTACCCCGGGGGGGCTGTGGTGCAGGCGGAGCACAGATCTTCCAGATTATCGTTCCTTCCTTCATTGAGACTTCAAATTCAGCGATCTAAACTATCCAGAAAGGCCGTCAATGTTAAATAACGGGGCCCgtgacatgcaaaaaaaaaaaaaaaaaacccgcatGGTGTATGAACGCACTCCCGCTAGCTATTGTTCGCAATCAAATCAGCCATTTTATTAATCGTCACCTTGAAAATCAGCATTGTGGCATGCCAAATGGCTAAAGCAAGCTAGCCTAGCTATCAAGCTAACGGCACGAGCGAGAGGAGACAAAGCAAGACCTGAGCCATAatggctaacggctaacggctagcGCACTACGGCATACAAGGCCGTgggctaatgctaatgaagtCATTTGGGTTATATTACAGCCCCAAGCCGTCTAGAACGTGTGAAACAAGAGGCTGGGTGTTATAATTAAATAGTATAACatattaaagtattttttttaacccatgTTTGTATTCGTGAATGGATAATGGGACTAAAGATCAGTTTACGCATGTCTACGTCAGTATTCAAATGGGCATCATGTTTGCCAGTCACCTCCTCCCCATAGCCCGATTTAAACAATGGATGGAAGTGACAAAGCAAGCCGAAGACACTTGGTGATATTTAGATGCGGACAATGTGGTGGAATCATTGGACTCTGATGCATTCCTCTCAAAGTAGCTTTGCTTTCTCTCCGTCTAGATATGCCGAAGATGGTTAAGGATCCGACGAAGCCCAGAGGCAAAATGTCCTCATACGCATACTTTGTGCAAACATGCCGACAGGAGCACAAGAAGAAACATCCCGATGCCTCGGTTAACTTCGCAGAGTTCTCCAAGAAATGCTCAGAGCGTTGGAaggtaaaatacatttctatatatatatatatatatatattcttctttttatttctttacataGTCCCAATTGCCTTGATATGTGTGCATATGTATCAGCTCCAATTTTTGTTTCCAAAAAGACAATGTCTCCAAAAGAGAAAGGCAAGTTTGAAGATATGGCCAAACTAGATAAGGTGCGTTATGAGAAAGAAATGAGGAATTACATTCCCCCGAAGGGCCATAAGAAGAAGCGATTCAAGGACCCCAATGCCCCAAAGAGACCACCGTATGTACCATGCTCAGCTCCATCCACACtcagtttttttccccaccccTACAATAAATGCAAATTACATATCTTAAACATAGCCTGATCTTTTCCGCCGCAGGTCTGCGTTCTTCCTGTTCTGTGCCGACTTTCGCCCCAAGGTAAAAGGCGAGTGCCCTGGGCTCACAATTGGGGACACAGCGAAGAAGTTGGGAGAGATGTGGAACGGCTCATCTGCAGAGAACAAGCAGCCATATGAGAAGAAGGCTGCCAAGCTGAAGGAGAAATATGACAAGGTAAATGACGACACTAGGTTTAGTTTTTGCATGCGTTCAGGTTTGTTTTTTAGtggtaaaaacacatttgctgcGCTTTGCACAGGATATCATTTGCTACCGCACAAAGGGCAAAGTGGATCCAGAATCTGCtgccactgcagcagcagaggacgaggaagaggaggaagaggacgaggaggaaggcgacgaggaggaagaagacgacGAGGATGACGAGTAGATTGCGTAAGGGAGGGACGTGATGTTTTCTTTATGCCATATAATCCCAGTATACTCAATTCACCATCTTGAAACAGAAGTCAGACTGAACAAGATAATgtgtatatttaatgtttttaagaTGTACAGTGTTATTCTCCTTTTTTGTAAAGTTAACACTACATATAAGTTTGAGATTTTCCAGTGGTAGTTCATTTTTTCTTGTCATATGAAGTAACAATTTAGGACTGCAAATCAGTATGAAGTGTATTTAGGTGTTAAAGCTCAAAAATGAGATTTCTGAGTTTgtagtgtgtttttctttattttggaaaatatttttttatgtggcgTCCCAATGTCTTTTTATTCTTTGAATAATGAATACCACTCTAATATCAAATGCAGCTGTCGACATTGAAGAATGTCTTCAATAAAGGTTGTCTTTTCTTAAAAACCTGGGTTATTTTTTCCCTCCGATTTATCTCAACATCACAAGCTGTCTGAAATGAAATACTCTAAATGTGAAACGCATAGTCGGTTGATGACCACCATGAATACAGTAATTAATTACATTCCTTAATTTAACAAtatttgcagcaaatgagtggaTGAGTCTGCCAggtttgcttatttttttttacatttattttgcaaatgATAAAACTAACTTCCATAGTACTTTTGTATAGGTTGATTACCATAGTTTATTATTGTGTCTTGCATATGAATGCCCAGCCCGGATGGGTTTATAAAACACACCACAAAACATTATCCAGATGGTTGCAACGCCTCACAGTTtacacaaatataaacaaaacacaaatcactACTAAATCCAGATCaagcaggaaataaacacattttgtctTCGGTCGCAGGTTTTCAAAATATAAtacacaaaatcaaaaacatgtttttcaaaAGCATAGAAGCAAAAGggttaatataaataaatgtaagggCTGGGAGCTATGATAGTGATTTATTTTCTCCCATAGAACTGATCAGCCAATGGGCATTGCtctttgtgttttggtttgtcGTGTCAGACAGAGCATCTTGCAGAGCAATTGGGTCAAATTTATTAGATACAAATTAATTATTGCTTCTAATATTCTAAAAGCTTTGCAAGAGTTCAAGAATCAGTGGCCTCAAGAgtttttagttgttgttttttacctagaaatttgtgtgtgtgtacgtgcgcatGTGTGTTTTTACCTGACTGATTCATCTTTTTTGCACCAGACTTTCTTCTTTTGCCAAAATTTGAAAAGCAACTGCAAATACTGAATTCTTGTATGTTGTTGCATCTGAAACCCAGAAGGGGGCGCCACAATAAAGGGAAGTGCGTGATACATAACGTTAACCGATGAAACTGCTGCCAAGCAGCGACATTTGTCGGCCTCGTTCTGATTCAGGACACACATTCAACACAGAATGTTATTCCTTGCTCAGTAAAACTATCAAGCAAATAACAAAAGTCAGCTTTCAGAACTTAAGGACCTTTTATTAATAAAGATATCAATCCTGAGATGGACTTCTGTTGAACTTTAACATAACATAAAGACTGTGTCCCTCAGGAAAATCAGTGAGCTTGATTGTAGCATAATGTTAATTAATAGCTTGATGCAATTCATTGTTTTGACTCTAAATGTCTGTGCATTACATTGTTGCAGTATATAGATAttataatgaattaaaaatggTTTAAAGGAGGTTAAATCCCAGGTGTTGGAGTTTAACTGAATCAAACGTGAGATTTGTCTTATTTTTAAACACTTGTGGGAGAAACCTTTCCGTGTCGTGCGTGTGCACGTCCCCAGTGATTCCAGCAAGAGACCTTTTGTAATTCTTTGCTGGGATAAAGTTCCAACTGTGTGTAATTGGATATAGCCTCAC
This genomic window contains:
- the LOC137914638 gene encoding high mobility group protein B1-like; amino-acid sequence: MPKMVKDPTKPRGKMSSYAYFVQTCRQEHKKKHPDASVNFAEFSKKCSERWKTMSPKEKGKFEDMAKLDKVRYEKEMRNYIPPKGHKKKRFKDPNAPKRPPSAFFLFCADFRPKVKGECPGLTIGDTAKKLGEMWNGSSAENKQPYEKKAAKLKEKYDKDIICYRTKGKVDPESAATAAAEDEEEEEEDEEEGDEEEEDDEDDE